A single window of Sulfitobacter sp. JL08 DNA harbors:
- a CDS encoding DUF5906 domain-containing protein — MKAKEIQGRLAEIAEMSIFEQGRELDALKKECTAAGNPVTKKVLETALRRLIKVRDADEKADEKAAVSSALSTLVAELNMEFFVIEAGSKVRIGHWVKEPTGRKDEGGDDEMREVLNLLTTHDFSTLVANVVAQGPDGPIPAGEAWLVHPERSWYRGTILAPNGPVPDGYLNLWRGYGVKPKEGPCDLILNHIRDVICAGDVQTYEYNLDWIALKVQQPERVMGTMPILISAQGAGKGIIFDDLMMRIFGQHGVVIEDSSQLIGKFNKHLMDACYVFADECFFVGDRRGAQKLKRRVTGKTILLEAKGVDTITVLSALGIVAATNEEHALDVEVKERRYIVQRCNDDRRGDRAYFEALAGHIQGDGAAHFLDKMLKRDVSAFDPEHDRPLTDDTIKQRELSLHGIHRFWAEVVEEGLFPIRPDTPTTFEGWAKVAEHTWADGGLRVSRRSFRDAFLEWARKTQGEGYNDTQPKRMWSRLREVAVFEDDGGNGQDRKVWFASLPEQVEKLGGFLCAR, encoded by the coding sequence ATGAAGGCGAAAGAAATACAGGGACGTCTGGCAGAGATTGCCGAGATGTCGATCTTCGAGCAGGGGCGCGAGTTGGACGCACTAAAGAAGGAATGCACCGCGGCGGGAAACCCGGTGACCAAGAAGGTGCTTGAGACCGCGCTGCGCCGATTGATCAAGGTCCGTGACGCCGACGAGAAGGCAGACGAGAAGGCGGCGGTGTCGAGCGCCCTGTCGACCCTAGTGGCGGAACTGAACATGGAGTTCTTCGTCATCGAGGCTGGCAGCAAGGTTCGCATCGGACATTGGGTCAAAGAACCCACAGGCCGCAAGGATGAGGGCGGGGATGATGAGATGCGAGAGGTGTTGAACCTGCTGACCACGCATGACTTCTCAACGCTGGTCGCCAATGTCGTGGCGCAGGGGCCGGACGGCCCGATACCGGCGGGTGAGGCATGGCTGGTTCACCCCGAGCGCAGCTGGTACCGCGGCACGATCCTCGCGCCCAACGGCCCGGTGCCTGACGGATACCTGAACCTGTGGCGTGGTTACGGTGTCAAGCCGAAGGAGGGGCCATGCGACCTGATCCTGAACCACATCCGCGACGTGATCTGTGCCGGTGATGTGCAGACGTATGAGTATAACCTGGACTGGATCGCGCTAAAGGTACAGCAGCCCGAGCGCGTAATGGGAACCATGCCCATCCTGATCAGCGCTCAGGGCGCTGGGAAGGGCATTATCTTCGATGATCTGATGATGCGTATTTTCGGGCAGCATGGCGTTGTGATCGAAGACAGCAGCCAGTTGATCGGCAAGTTCAACAAGCACCTGATGGATGCCTGTTACGTTTTCGCGGATGAATGTTTCTTCGTCGGCGACCGTCGTGGCGCACAGAAGCTGAAACGCCGCGTCACGGGCAAGACAATCCTGCTCGAGGCAAAGGGCGTAGACACGATTACCGTGCTGTCAGCGCTGGGCATTGTCGCCGCCACGAACGAAGAACACGCACTGGATGTGGAGGTTAAAGAGCGCCGATACATCGTGCAGCGTTGTAACGACGACCGCCGGGGCGACCGCGCGTATTTTGAGGCACTTGCCGGTCACATCCAAGGCGACGGGGCGGCACACTTTCTCGACAAGATGCTGAAGCGCGATGTCAGCGCGTTCGACCCCGAACATGACCGCCCGTTGACCGATGATACCATCAAGCAGCGCGAACTCTCCCTGCACGGCATCCACCGTTTCTGGGCTGAAGTGGTTGAAGAGGGCCTGTTTCCCATACGCCCAGATACGCCCACAACGTTTGAGGGTTGGGCAAAGGTAGCAGAACACACGTGGGCTGATGGTGGTCTGCGGGTGTCACGCCGGTCCTTCAGAGACGCGTTCTTAGAATGGGCGCGAAAGACGCAAGGCGAAGGCTATAACGACACCCAACCCAAGCGGATGTGGAGCCGCCTGCGTGAGGTGGCCGTGTTTGAAGATGACGGAGGAAACGGACAGGATCGCAAGGTCTGGTTTGCCAGCCTGCCTGAGCAGGTTGAGAAGCTGGGGGGCTTTTTATGCGCTCGGTAA